The Pelobates fuscus isolate aPelFus1 chromosome 2, aPelFus1.pri, whole genome shotgun sequence genome has a segment encoding these proteins:
- the RCC1L gene encoding RCC1-like G exchanging factor-like protein produces MLSPLYRVSRRLTVLRPQFMVLRNLTAKVGKNKEEDELPIFQYVGNRAKRKDRVFVWGFSSTGALGIPSFVVPDSGRKKPKKFQLTPYRLDMEEKISSAACGYGFTLVSSTTRDVTKVWGMGLNKDSQIGFHRSRRDRTKGYEYVLEPSPVPLPLDKPQNTQVLQVSCGRAHSLILTDNEGVLSMGNNSYGQCARKIVEGEIYSESQLIHRVMPLDSKVSQIACGQDHSLFRTEKGEVYSCGWGADGQTGLGHYNICSVPTKLCGDLSGMNIVQVATYGDCCLAVSKEGELFGWGNSEYLQFASITDTTQVNVPRHLSFHHVGKVKQVACGGTSCAVLNTDGNVFVWGYGILGKGPNVMESKIPEIIPPTLFGMSEFNPNVRVTQIYSGLSHFAAVNSRGELFVWGKNIRGGLGTGRLEDQYFPWRVTVPGEVVGVACGVDHMMALVKSFI; encoded by the coding sequence ATGTTAAGCCCTCTGTATCGTGTAAGCCGTAGGCTGACTGTGCTAAGACCACAGTTTATGGTTTTGCGTAATCTGACCGCTAAAGTGGGAAAGAACAAAGAAGAAGATGAACTCCCCATTTTTCAGTATGTGGGCAACAGGGCCAAAAGAAAGGAtcgtgtgtttgtatggggctttTCCAGCACCGGCGCTCTGGGAATCCCAAGTTTTGTGGTCCCTGATTCTGGACGAAAAAAGCCCAAGAAATTCCAGCTGACTCCTTATAGGTTGGATATGGAAGAAAAGATCTCCTCGGCTGCCTGTGGTTATGGCTTTACACTGGTGTCATCCACCACAAGGGATGTTACAAAAGTTTGGGGAATGGGATTGAACAAGGATTCACAGATCGGGTTTCACAGGAGCAGACGAGATAGAACCAAGGGTTACGAGTATGTCCTGGAGCCTTCACCGGTCCCTTTGCCACTGGACAAACCTCAGAATACACAGGTGCTTCAAGTGTCATGCGGGAGAGCGCACTCATTAATTCTAACGGACAACGAAGGTGTTCTGAGCATGGGAAACAATTCGTATGGACAATGTGCAAGGAAAATTGTGGAAGGAGAAATATACAGTGAAAGCCAGCTGATACACCGGGTCATGCCGTTGGACAGTAAAGTTTCTCAAATTGCTTGTGGACAAGATCACAGTCTCTTCAGGACGGAAAAAGGAGAGGTATATTCCTGCGGCTGGGGAGCAGATGGACAAACGGGCCTGGGACATTACAACATCTGCAGTGTTCCCACGAAGCTGTGTGGGGATTTGTCTGGCATGAACATTGTTCAGGTGGCTACTTATGGAGATTGCTGCCTGGCCGTTTCAAAAGAAGGAGAGCTCTTTGGTTGGGGGAACTCTGAGTACCTCCAGTTTGCATCAATCACTGACACTACTCAGGTCAATGTTCCCCGGCACTTGTCGTTCCATCATGTTGGGAAAGTGAAGCAGGTTGCGTGTGGAGGGACCAGTTGTGCTGTTTTAAATACAGATGGAAACGTCTTTGTCTGGGGTTACGGCATCCTTGGGAAAGGGCCAAATGTAATGGAATCAAAGATACCAGAGATAATCCCCCCAACACTCTTTGGCATGTCCGAATTTAACCCAAATGTCCGTGTGACCCAGATCTACTCAGGACTAAGTCACTTCGCTGCTGTAAACAGTCGAGGAGAGCTATTTGTGTGGGGGAAAAATATAAGAGGTGGCTTAGGTACTGGAAGACTTGAAGACCAGTATTTTCCCTGGAGGGTGACTGTTCCCGGCGAGGTTGTGGGAGTTGCTTGTGGTGTTGATCACATGATGGCCCTTGTGAAGTCTTTCATTTGA